The nucleotide window GTTATTGCCTCCTGTGAGGATTGAACTCACGACCCCTGGTTTACAAGACCAGTGCTCTGCCACTGAGCTAAAGAGgcacatttatatttttgtccAAGTTCTTATTTCTAGCAGTTACACGAATTTTAACCCCTTCAACTCCTTAATCAATCTGTGATGAATGCTCTGCATATTCATACAAGTGCAATGAAATGAGGAACACCTATTTGAGAAATCCacttcaaatcaaaatcaatATTGTTCATATCgtccatacatatatgtgtatgtatgtataagtataatatttattgttgtgttgcaacattttattcacattttctcatttgtatataatttgtttcgagttgcatttgttgtatttactgCTTAAAATGTGTGTAATGTAATTtatctaaattaataaattcacatGGATCGACTACATAAACACGCATAATTCGTTTTCCacaattttacttaaatttaatgaattcttcttgttgcttttttttttcaattaaacaaatctaaaaaactaaaaaacattattattgtgCAAAAGGTTTTCACATgaaatgtttttcaaatttatttttacatttatctacaatttggaattcaatttttttataaatatttaagtcatTCCTTTCATTATTGTTTGATACAAAGTAAAAtgtgtatctacatacatacaaacatatgtatgtacaaatacatGTGGTAATAAAACAAgctaaatatttcgaaaaaatcgtTGAGTGCTACACACTGTAATTTACGTATTTCTAGGAATTTAGATAATTACGAGTACATTATCTATTTTATAAGCACGATATCATACTCTTCAATGTCTAAGCTTATCTaagaaaaattattcataatatgtaagaatatatgtacaaatacgtACATACAATTACATCAAgcttatattttgcacaattacttaataattgttttgaaaatttttataaaatctatacATCGGCGCttagttgaaatattttacgTTATAGAgtgaaaaaacataaataattgtaGGGGCAAAAAGTTACATTTTATtggtttattatataatacgtaTATAAATAACATGTGTGTTAAGTGAAAGTCAGCGCCTAAATACAtagtacgtatatatgtataagaatatatgtatgtacgtgtgtatacACTTCACTATTTCTTAAATACTTaacaatttttgcattttaagtataaacaaatatattttcatacatacatatatacaaattgcgACAATTTCTTGACTACACATTCAACTTCCACAATACTAATTTATGTAGTTATTATATTCGATTTGTAAAACTAGAAAATATAGAACTTTGCGAAATaaacttttcaagaaattcaaacaaaagtatgatataaattaattcaaacaaaaatgtatttcgtTAAGCTTAATGCTTCAATGAAGAATATGTATTATAATGAAAGAAAACTTAAAGAAAGCTGTAATTCAGTAACTCCATGGGATTTATACAGTCTCAAACTGTATAACAATtggaaataacaaaatatgattaacacatttatttaattataaataaggaTGCGATACATCAAAGCATGGTATGTGTATTGTCTTATCGTAATTATGAAACTATTTGTGTTTATGTGGTGCAACGAATCGTGTTAATGGCGAAAAGAATATATTGATATGTACGTGTAATCAATAAATTTCGGTTACACAAATTTACAGCGtgcatttcaaataatatatggatgtatgtgaaattgtagatattttatatttttagctaTACAAAATTTTGGCAACATTTTGTTAATACACACACGGTTATGCAATTCAATAAAGGTAGAACGGAAGGACGCCAGGTAATATTGTTCGTGAGGCACGCAAATTTTCGTTACTACTGCTACGTTACAAATTACCTTCGTATATAGTATCTCCCACTTAACCCTAtgcagaaaaattaattaaatattcgcAACAGTTGGGAATGTGCCACACATAATCAAAAGGCGcttgaaaattaagtaaaactaaatatacacttatatatgtatgtaagtatgtattggTTTATGCAACATAAGGTTTTAGTGTTAAAATTCTTAATCTAACGCACCATGTTGCTCACTGGAAAAGCGTTATTCGTTCCGTTTCAAGTCTAATATGAATgaacattaatttatttagtaCAAAGCAAATtagtcatttatttattatactaataatattaattgtaaaaaAGGAGATCTTCGAATGAGCAGTGCGTTGCGCGACACAAACGCAAATGCAAATATCGTCTTCGAAATGCTTTGCGGCTAATCATTTCCTCTTTTTCTAGCCTTTTgagttttttaagaattctttttagttatttaaaaaaaaataataataataaaactaaattttttttaaattatcgcGACATATCGTTCTTCGAACAAGTGTTTAATACTATAAGATATCATCGTTAGCGCTTTGAACACCCGTTGTTCCCGTTGTACCCGACTTCCCTAATTGTGATTGGTGTGTCTGACGACTAAAAtcatcattgttgttgtcatcgtCAACGTAACCTGCTGCGACACATGCCTCTATCTGTGTGTCCTCTGCAGAATCCCCGACAACCCCCTTCGTCGTACAATAACTACCATCAGCTGCGGCTTCACTTTCAATCATTTCAGTGAGCGTAGTCAGCCTTGAACGTTCGTAATCGACAAAATCATCAAATAAGCTGGGCCAAGCTTCCGTATCGTCATAATTGTTGATATCACATTGTTCGGAGAAATTTAAGAACATATTCCATGTGTCTTTTGGAATACCACGTATGCTGGGGTGCTGCTCGAGGAAATGTATCCAGTTACCGAGCAGTTCTGGCGTATGCACCGTGAATACCAATTTCCATAGACTGATGGCCATATCCAAGGAGAGTATCCGCTGATCAGGCTCTAAACCAAAACTGCAAACAAGtcatatgtaaaattatttatattcaaatatttaataatcaatTTACCGAAATGTGAAACGGTAGAGTTGTTTAAACATTTCTGTGTCCACTTTGAGCATTTCAATGGTTTGCTCCAGTCTTATTCGTACTGTTTCGATAGTATCTGCGCACATCTTGTGTAGACCTTCAATGAACTCCGACTTGGTGAATCGACACATTTGAGATGCATCCAAACACCAGGCCAACACAAGTATTGCAAATTCGTCAGGCTGGTATTTGAGGTCATGACATAGACGTTCAATACCTTCAGTGAGTATCATATCTTCCTCGGGATCTTTATATTCCTCGAAAAGCTGGTTAAGTGTATTATCTGACACTTCAAGCGTTTCCTTTACGGCTATAATAAAGTTTaagacaaatataaatattccactttCAACATTGATTTACTTATGGTTATTTACCCGTTGTTATTATATCACTCATGGTGGTGGCATTTCCATTAAGTAGAACCAAAGATTTCTTAAAACTACTTCGCTTAGTATCACAATTGTTTGCGTTCTTGAGTGGACTTCTGGGCGAGAGCAATTCATCCGTTTCTGTAATGATTggtgatatatatttttgggtttcttatgtagaaatattatttattcactgaaattttgaattacaattataagaaaatgtatttgtttaattttatacaatCAGTACAACATAACTTTTCTCAGAATGCTTTgtttaattaaagtgaaatagtaATCATATTTTGATTATGcctttatgtattgtaatactttttattgATGAATTACtactaattattaatatttaataatacctaCCTTCTATATGTGGTTTTTGGCAGGTGGGCGCTGAAGCCATGCTTGGTGAACCCGCATTATCGGACGATGTCTGGAAGCAATGCAGGCAATTACCCATCGCAGTGTTACGATAGTTAATTGTAAAGTGTGTGGTAAATAAGTTACTAATTGCTTGCTTGACGACTGCCCGACAATTGGCGACGGCCTACCGAAACGAACCTTGTAATTAAAAGCGCTAGTGTATGCAACAaatcatttaacaatttttataatagtTAAATACTCTATTTGTGCATCAGTGGCAGTAAAGATGAGCGACAAGGCAGTTTCTGATTTTTGATGGTATTAATAAAGTACATATGCATCGATAAACTATTTACTAAACTAGCAAGATCACTTAGCTGGGCTGACTCATTAGGGAATCTCGTAAGACCCTACAAAACGTTGAAGTCGTTGAGACACCCAGCCGTGGTAAGATGTTGCCAAATAGGCGACAACAAGAGTCGCGTACAGCAGACAATCTGTCTGAATGTCTTCTCACCAGTTtcgtttgctttttatttaacaCTTGATGCGATTTCCATGACTCGGTGGAGACCGAGCAATATGCAAAAatcactataaatattttttttgtttgtttcttgaactgatgttgctgctgttagTGGTTATTATTGGCGCTGGTTGATACTCCTCCCCGAAAGTACAAAACAGCAGCATCAGTgaaaatacttatttatgtacttatttatcTGTGTATTTCTTTGCAGTTTTTCACTTCAATTTTTGACATGACCCCACTGGGtgcacagtgttgcatttcgtGCAACTCAAAGTTGAGATAAGTACTAAAGGGATTTTTGATAAATACGTgaacaaattttgtaaaaaattacaaattactatatttttggaGAATAAGAGTCAATTAGATATAGTTTTGtttctaatttaaaaaataaatataagaaataaactAAAGTACAAAAATTTGGTAATATAAGAATTATCTGATCAGCAACCCTGCTTTAACCCTCAGGTGatttagagaaaaaatcaaaccgattctatgtaaatatttccactgtgttctaatatatattttccatcgTTCTGCTGGTTTTGGTTTCAGCGCAAAATATGAAGAATTAATGTTTAAAGAAATTTCGTATATTTTACGCATTTTACGTTCTCCGTTTAGTTTATTTcttcttatttaaaatttttgttcataGTGCTGCCAAGTAGGGGTCAATTTTTTATTAGCGACAACCGGAACTGAGTTTTGTAAAGTTAAAAACAGCATAGACACCTACCACAAAATTTAACTAGTTACAAATTTCCGTGCTCAGCAACCATCCGTTGGCAAAGAGACAAAAAAACTCTCATTACCATGTACGGCTCAGCTCAAATTCTGCATACCAAGTTAACTAAGCACACTCTCATTAGACAACAACTGATGTTGGCCAAAACGCTTTCCACGAGCTAAAGTTCCTGCAGTCTTTAtatcagagataaagagatgtccaactctattttcattggaagtgagagcgcacggacaaacgtcaaaacctaccaatctttgacagttgactggaatcagtaggttttgacgtttcgcaattgggaaactggaacggccatattgaaatgttgctaaaaaaattatacgacagagacatttttgaaCGCCGTGCAAGATTACTTATAagagcttaaaacaataaatataaatataaacgcgaaatttaaaagagggtaaagaaattttttatgatatgcagcatagggaaattaattttttcatggaaaattgtaaaaaaattatcaattgtcagttgacaagtgataattttccttatttattactgaaagttcgaaaacaagCAATTTTAACGTACCTTAATATcgctaaaagaaatttaaatatgtaatttttatattaaaaattcagtataaaattttttttaaccgtaataaatgttgggtattttaatttaaatgcccaaaaatttgtattttgtctggtctggcaataatgcaaattgttataaaaaacgcttattttgaggcgctctcacgctggaataagttggacatccctttatccctgcttTATATGCCACTCATTGCGCCAACAACTCCGTGAATCAAGTGATCGCGTTAACACTTGCTGCAGCCAAGTGATAGAAGTGGTAGAAAGAAAACTCGCTTGGGACGCGTTAAGAAAAAGTTGCAGCTGCGTGTGTACACGTCGCTTCACTACAATAGTGTTGTAGTcaattgtatttgttattttgtgTTGTACATAAAGTTATACATTGTTTTTGCTCATATACTTTGCATATACTAATTATTGGTGAACACTAttcatgtttttttcttttgtgatTAGAGCCAGTGGTAATTATAACAACTTTTTCAGCATATGCCTGTGTGTTTCTTTGTGTGTGTTTACGCTTTATTCAAATACATTTcggttgtgtttgtgtttggtaTTTTTGTTGACTCTGCGGTAAAATCACTAAAACAAATTAATGGAAGtgtatatacaacaaaaagtgTACATACGTataagcatatttattcattatttagtctttatatatgtatgtacctacatGTCAACGAAATTATTACATTCGTCAACTATCTGTCAACAGTTGAGTGAACTTTAAATTAAAGTACCGTTATAGCGTACCACGTTTCATTTAATGTGTATGAACATAGCACAATATTTACattgtatgtacacacataagTAATGTAACATTTCGCTATAaatatccatatacatacatatattacttttaattgaTCTCTAGGCCGAGTCTTTACTAGAAGTAATTTTGATGTCACACACTTCTACACATACTCATATTTTAGCCGGAGTGGGTTTAATCTTAACTGCCACCCGGTGGGCTTTGAACTCGAGTGACGGTTGGTTACATGTTAATAATAGAAAAAGTGgttccaaaaatatataggcTCTCGATCAAAACAGATTTCGATGAACATTAACCGATAGGCcgcgaaaatatacatatatataacaaaggTTAATgaacaatgtttttattattattttgtcatacatatttacacacatacatatgcgcaTACAAGCAACGttcaacgttttttttttagtcaaaTCAAAACATTGGCATTCTCTTACAGTCCGAAACAGTAATGAAACAAAAGTGCAGTGAatgatacatacatagatacatacataaaaacatacaacataaatttctttttaaatacatatatacatacatgtacaagTAATTTTGCCCACTGACTGTTGAGTGAGTGGCCTATATGTGAAACGTGATCATTGTGGAGTCTATCGCATACGAACAGCGAATTGAAAGTCATtaaaaagaagcaaaaaacCAGGCATGTCTTCAGAAAGATTTCACAAGTGAGTACCTAAATATtcttacaaacacatacatacaaacatacatatatataagtatatacacttgcatatggtatattaaaaatacatttcctcacataacaacaacattctTGACTTCAGATAAAGTTCAACACGTTTGCAATTGTCATCTTTCTCAATTATTACCAAtcaaccatacatacatacatatatgcatttatatagtacatagatatgtatgtatatcatctGCGCTTAT belongs to Zeugodacus cucurbitae isolate PBARC_wt_2022May chromosome 6, idZeuCucr1.2, whole genome shotgun sequence and includes:
- the LOC105212183 gene encoding DCN1-like protein 3 isoform X2, encoding MASAPTCQKPHIEETDELLSPRSPLKNANNCDTKRSSFKKSLVLLNGNATTMSDIITTAVKETLEVSDNTLNQLFEEYKDPEEDMILTEGIERLCHDLKYQPDEFAILVLAWCLDASQMCRFTKSEFIEGLHKMCADTIETVRIRLEQTIEMLKVDTEMFKQLYRFTFRFGLEPDQRILSLDMAISLWKLVFTVHTPELLGNWIHFLEQHPSIRGIPKDTWNMFLNFSEQCDINNYDDTEAWPSLFDDFVDYERSRLTTLTEMIESEAAADGSYCTTKGVVGDSAEDTQIEACVAAGYVDDDNNNDDFSRQTHQSQLGKSGTTGTTGVQSANDDIL
- the LOC105212183 gene encoding DCN1-like protein 3 isoform X1; translated protein: MGNCLHCFQTSSDNAGSPSMASAPTCQKPHIEETDELLSPRSPLKNANNCDTKRSSFKKSLVLLNGNATTMSDIITTAVKETLEVSDNTLNQLFEEYKDPEEDMILTEGIERLCHDLKYQPDEFAILVLAWCLDASQMCRFTKSEFIEGLHKMCADTIETVRIRLEQTIEMLKVDTEMFKQLYRFTFRFGLEPDQRILSLDMAISLWKLVFTVHTPELLGNWIHFLEQHPSIRGIPKDTWNMFLNFSEQCDINNYDDTEAWPSLFDDFVDYERSRLTTLTEMIESEAAADGSYCTTKGVVGDSAEDTQIEACVAAGYVDDDNNNDDFSRQTHQSQLGKSGTTGTTGVQSANDDIL